The Candidatus Binatia bacterium genomic sequence AGGACGGAGTCGGCGTGCGAGGCCACGGCGCGCACACCGACGTCGTGATGGCCAGTGCCCTTGCGTTCATCGACGCGCTGAACCGGCTCGAGGCGCGTCGCACGAGGCTGCGCGGCGACTCGACTGCCGCAGCGGCGAGCGTCGGGCCGTAAACGGCGTGCCCGCAGGACGCGTTCTCGCGCGTCCTGCGGGCCTGTTTCCCCGGGAAAAAGCGATGCGCGTCCGCGGCACCGTCGAATACATCGGCACGAGTTGGGCCGGCTGGCAGCTCCAGACAGGCGCGCCGACGATCCAGGGCGAGATCGAAAAAGCGCTGGCGGTCGTGACGCGGCGGCCGGTGCGCATCCATGCTGCCGGACGAACCGATGCCGGGGTTCATGCCAGCGGGCAGGTGATCGCGTTCGAGCTCGATGACGACGTGGATTTGGACCGGCTCACGCGATCGATCAATGCGCTGACCGATCCGAGCATCACGATCGTCGAGCTGGTTCCCGTCGCGGCATCGTTCGATCCGCGCCGCCACGCCGTCTCGCGCACCTACGAGTACACGATCGTCAACGCGCGGCCGCCGTCGCCGTTTCTGGCGGGCCGCAGCTGGCACCTGCACGCGCCGCTGGACATCGAGCATTTGCAGAGACAGGCGTCGATGCTGGTCGGAGAGCACGATTTCTCGGCCTTTCGCGCTGCCGATTGCGAGTCGCCGAGCACGCGCCGCCGCGTGAGCGAAAGCGTGTGGCTTCGCGACGGCCACGTCCTCGTGTACCGGATTTCGGCCACGGCCTTTCTCAAGCAGATGGTGCGCGCGCTGGTCGGCTCGATGGTCGACGTCTCGACCGGCAAGCTGCCGGAGGCGACGTTCGCGAGGCTGATCGACGGCGGAAGCCGCACACAAGCGGGGCAGACGGCGCCGGCAGCGGGGCTCGTGCTGGTGCGCGTGGACTATCCGCAGCAGTCCCGAGGCTAGCAGGCTCCGGGGTTTACCCGCAACCTGCTGGTCAGTCGTCTTTTTCGGGATCGCGGAAGAACTTCTTTTCCCTGATCGCATCCGGGAGGTACTGCTGCCCCCTGGCTTTGCCCGAATCGCTGTGCGGGTACGCGTACCCGCGTCCGTAGCCGAGCCCTTTCATCATTCCGGTCGGGGCATTGCGAAGGTGCAGCGGCACCGGCAGCGCTCCGCTCGCGCGCGCTTCGTCGAGGGCGGCGCCGATGGCCGTGTAGGCGTGGTTCGATTTGGGCGCCCTCGCAAGGTGCACGGCGGCGTGGGCCAGCGGGATGCGTCCTTCGGGCATGCCGACGAAGTGCACGGCATCGCGCGCCGCGATCGCCAGCGGCAGCGCCGCGGGATCGGCAATGCCGACATCCTCGCTCGCGAAGATCACCATTCGGCGCGCGATGAACAGCGGATCCTCGCCGGCCTCGATCAGGCGCGCAAGCCAGTAGACGGTCGCATCGACGTCGCTGCCCCGCATGCTCTTGATGAACGCCGAGATGACGTTGTAGTGCTCTTCGCCCGAAGCGTCGTAGCGCAGCGCTTTTCGCTGCAGGGCCTCTTCGGCCAGGCGGCGGTCGATCCTGGCCGTGCCCGCCGCGACGGCCAGGTCGGCCGCAGCTTCGAGCGCTCCGAGCGCGGAGCGCGCGTCGCCGTGGGCCATCGAGGCCAGGAAGTGTCGCGCATCGTCGTCGATCGCGAGTCCGGACTCGCCAAGTCCGCGCTCGCGGTCGGCGAGGGCGCGGGAAATGACGACTGCGATTTCCGATTCGGGCAGCTCGGGCAGCACGACCAGCCGGCAGCGCGACAGCAGCGGAGCGATGACCTCGAACGACGGATTTTCGGTGGTGGCGCCGACGAGCACGATGTCGCCGCTCTCGACGTGCGGCAAAAAGGCGTCCTGCTGCGCCTTGTTGAAGCGGTGGATCTCGTCGACGAACAGGATCGTTCCCTTGCGCGCCAGGCGCCGCCGCTCGCGCGCCTCGGCAAGAATTTCGCGCAGCTCCTTGATGCTGCCGAGCACGGCCGACATCGCGACCAGCTCGTAGCCGGCGCGCTGGGCCAACAGCCTTGCGATCGTCGTCTTGCCGCTGCCGGGCGGGCCCCAGATCAGCAGCGAGCGCGGCGGTGTCGTGCCGCGAAGCAGGCCGCCGAGGAAAGTGCCCGGCGCAACCAGGGCCTGGTGGCCGGCGATCTCGTCGACGCCGGCCGGACGCATTCGTTCGGCAAGCGGGATTTGGGAGCGGTCGGGAGCGGAGGTCGCGCCATCATCCTCGCGTGCGCCGGTGCTCTCGCGTGCGCGGCCTCGCCCGTGCGCAGCCTCGTGCGCTTCTTCGGGCGCACCTTCCGGGGAATCGTCGAAAAGGGAGCGCTGCCGCGACTTGGCCATGTCCGGCGCACTCAATGCTGGGGCGCGGCCGGACACGGCTTTGCCTGGTGGTGGCTCTCGACCGCCGCGTGAGTAAGCCGCGAGATGCCGACTCCGAGCAGCGGCATTGCGATCACGCCCTGCAGGACCAGTGAGAAGAGTTGCAAGGCGTTGAGCACGATCCCGTAGGCCACGGCATCCGAGCGCGGCACGCCGTACAGGCCGAGCGCGACGACCGAGGCGATCTGGAAGATCCCCACCATCCCCGGCGGATTCGGCAGCGCCGTGCCGACGCCGACGCAGAGGAACACGCAGAACGCTGCCGACGGCGGAACCTGGAAGCCGAAGCCCTGGATCAGCAGCCAGCTCGAGAAGATCGGCAGCAGCCAGAGCAGCAGCGTCACGCCGAAGACGGCGGCGACCAGCCGCTTGTCGGGCAGGATCTGCAGGCCCTCACGCGCGTGCTGCAACACGTGACGCACTTTCGCGCACGAGTGCTCCGGAAGCGCCCGGGCCACCGTACGGTCGAAGAATTTCTCGCCGCGCAGCCAGAAACCGACCACGAGGAAGAGCAAGGACAGGAACATCACGAGGCTTCCGGTCGAAGCCTTGCGGGCCCACGGGGGAAGGTCGGTCATCAGCAGCGTCGCGTGCACGAGCAGCACCATCACCGCGGTGTCCATCATCTTCTCGAAAATCCAGTTGCCGACGATCGCAGGGATCGCGAGCCCCGTTTTCCACGACAACAACAACGGCCGTACCGGCTCCCCCAGCCGGAACGGCAGCACGTTGATCATCATGTAGGCCACCGACACGCACTTCCACAGCAGTCCGTACGGAAGTCGCGCAAGCGGGGTCAGCTCCAGCTGCCACCGCCACGCGCGCAACACCTGGATGGCCAGGCTCACCGCGAACGCAGCGACGAGCCAGCGATGGTCGAAGCGGTCGAGGGCGTCGATCACCTCCGACAGGGCAACCTGGCGCAGCGCGAGCCACAGGCAGAAAGCACCGATGCCCGTGCCGACCGTCACCTTGACGATGGCGCGCCCCCCTCTCATGGCCTCAGGATTTTCTTCGAAGCGACGTTTCCGTCGCGATCGAACTCGTAGACGAGAGGGACACCGGTATCGAGGTTCAGCTCGAGCACCTGCTCGCGCGTGAGCTTGTCGAGCTGCATGACGATCGAACGCAGGCTGTTGCCGTGGGCAGCGACGATGACGTCGCGACCGGCCTTGAGCTCGGGCAGGATCGTCGCGTCGAAGTACGGCAGCGTGCGCGCGGCGGTGTCCTTGAGGCTCTCGCCTTCTGGCGGCGCGATGTCGTAGCTGCGGCGCCACTGGTGGACCTGCTCGGCGCCGTACTTGTCGGCCGTCTCCTGCTTGTTCAGGCCCTGCAGCGCGCCGTAGTGCCGTTCGTTGAGCGCCTTGTCGCGCGTCGTCGGCACTGCGTTCTGCCCGAGGCCGTCGAGAATGATGCGCAGAGTCTCCTGCGCTCGCACGAGATCGGACGTGAATGCGACGTCGAAGTGCAGCCCCGCGTGCTTCAGCAGCTCACCCGCGCGCATGGCCTCGCTGCGGCCCTGTTCGGTCAGCGGGACGTCGATCCAGCCGGTGAAGCGGTTCTCGAGGTTCCACTGGGACTGGCCATGGCGGACGAGGGCGAGAGTGGGCACGGGCGTCTCCTTCCAGAACAAGCGAAAGCGGGCTCAGGAGTTTATGGTCGAAGCACCGGACAGTCCACGCACTTTGCAGGCCGGCAACGGCTGCTCCCGTGGCCTGCAGGCGGCCACTTCGCCGGTTGTTCCCCGCAGCGATCCCGTCTAGGATCCCGGCCTCCGCGCTCACGGGGACGTAGCTCAGCTGGGAGAGCGCCTGAATGGCATTCAGGAGGTCGGCGGTTCGATCCCGCTCGTCTCCACCAATAATCACTGCTGCGCGGACTGCGCCGGCTGCCGAAAGGCCGCCGGCGTTTCTTTTTTTGCGGGAGCGCTGCGTCGCATCCTGTGGCCGCAGTCACCGATCGCGGGCGATGTTCGCGCCGGCCCTGCGCGAGCGATCGCAGTTCTGCGAAACAGGATCTCGTCAGGCCTCGGCGCGCGCCTCGGCGGCAGCCTTCAGCTCGCGCACCGAATCGGCGACCGCCGAGCTTTCGAAGGCCCGCCGCACGATGCCGGGCACCCACATCCCGACGTCGATGGCCTGGGTGCAGGTGGCCTCGGTAAGGCCGGGCTCGAGCTCGATCAGCTCGTAGCGCCCCTCGATGGCCTTCAAGTCGCCGCCGGTCATTTTCCACACGAGCTCGCCGGGGCGGCGGCCCTCGTAGGCCAGCGTGTAGGTGATGGTTTTCAGGACCGCATCCAGCTCGAAACGCACCCGCCACTTTCCGGCTGCCGCATCGGCTTCTTCGATCTTCGCGGCGCGGATCACGCGGAACCAGGACGGGTACTCGGCAAAGTCGACGAGCGTGTCGAAGCACAGCTCGATCGGCGCGCGGATCACCTCGGTGTGTGACCTGGATTCCACGGGCCGCGAGGCTACGGATCCGCTGTCGACTTGTCAAAGAAGCTGTGGCGCTATGCGAGCGCGTGGCCGGCGGCGAAGCGAAAGACTCGGTGCTCGTCATCGGGCGCGGCCCTCTTGCCGATGACGTCGCCCGCGCGCTGGCGTCGCCCGAGCGCCGCATTGCGATCGTAGGCATCGGCGCGCCGCGCGCAGCGAGCACCGCGATGCGCATCGATCCGTCGTCGGCGATTGCCTCGCGCGAGCTTGCCGCGATCGTCGCCGAGACGAAACCCGATACGCTGGTCGTGCTCGCCCTTTCGGAATCGGCGCGCACGCCGGAGCAGCCATGGCTGTCGGACCCGTCGATCGCCTCGATGGTGACCTCGGCGCTGGACCGCTGTCTCCAGCACGGCAGCGCCGTTCCTGCGCTTCTCCTGCTGTCGTCGACCGCGGTCTACGGCGTTGCACAGGGATCGCCGCTGGTCTTCGATGAGCGACACGCGCTGCCGCGCCAGAACGTGTTCGAATCGGCGCTCGCACGCTGGGCCCAGGGGCTTCGTGCAGCCGAAAAAGCGCTGGTCCTTTGGGCAGTGACCAACGGGCAGCGAGTCGGGGTGCTGCGCTGCGCGAGCGTTTTTGGCGGACCGATGGACAGCCCTCTCGGAGCGTACGTGGCTGCACGCACCGCCATCCGCGTGCTCGGCTTCGACCCGCCGTGCCAGGTGGTGCACTACGACGATCTCGTGCGTGCGATCGTGCTCGCGGTCGACGCTCGCTGCGCCGAAGTGCTCAACATCGTCGGGAACGAGGTCGTTCCGCTGTCGCGGCTGCTCGCGCTCGCCGGAGTGCTCGCGATTCCGGTACCGGGGCCGCTGGCGGGATGGATGGTGACCGGCACGTTCGACGAGGCGCACCTTCGCTGGAGGAATCTCGCCGACGGAAGTCGTGCGACGGTATTGCTCGGATTTCGCGCCGAGCGAACGATCGAGGAGTGTTTCGGTGGCCAGATCTCCCGGTAGTGCGTCGGTCGAGCCCATTCGCTGGAAAGCGGGAAGGCTTTCTCTTCTCGACCAGCGAAAGCTTCCCGATCGCGAAGTGTGGCTGAGGCTCGAAGGAGCGGCCGACACGGCAGCGGCGATTCGCGACATGGTCGTGCGCGGTGCGCCTGCAATCGGCGTGACGGCTGCTTTCGGACTCGCCCTTGCGGCGCGGCGTTTTCGCGAGGGCCGCATCGTCGAGGATTTCGAACGCGCTGCTGCGACGTTGCAGGCCGCGAGACCGACGGCGGTAAACCTTGCGTGGGCCATCGATCGCCAGCGCACTGCCCTGCTGGCGGCGGGCCACGACGGTCGCAGCGCGTCGCGCGCCGAAGCGGCCAGGGTGCTTCGCGCGACCGCCGAGACGATGTACGCCGAAGACGTCGCGGCCAATCGCGCGCTCGGAAAGGCCGGCGCTCCGCTGCTTCGCGGCGACGTGCTCACGCACTGCAACGCCGGCGCGCTGGCGACGGCCGGCTATGGCACCGCGCTGGGCGTGATCCGCGCGGCGTGGGAAAGCGGGCGCCGATTTCGCGTCTATGCCACCGAAACGCGGCCTTTCCTGCAGGGTGCCCGCCTGACGTCGTGGGAGCTGGTCAAGCTGGGGATTCCCGTCACGCTGGTCACCGACGGAATGGTCGGTGCGCTGATGTCGGCCGGCAAGATCGGCTCGGTCGTCGTCGGCACCGATCGCACGGCGGCCAACGGCGACGTTGCCAACAAGGTCGGCACTTACCAGATCGCCGTGCTTGCGCATCGCCACCGCGTTCCGTTCTTTGTCGCCGCTCCGACGTCGTCGATCGATCTCGACTGCGCCAGCGGCAAGCTCATCCCGATCGAACAACGAGGGGAGCGCGAAGTGACCCACATCGGCGACCGGCGCATTGCCGCGCGCGGAGTGTCGGTGTTCCATCCCGCGTTCGACGTGACGCCGGCCGAGCTCGTCAGCGCGTTTTTCACGGAAAGCGGCGTGGTGCGCGGCAACTACGAAAAAGGCCTGGCCAAGGCCGTGCGGAGCGCACGCAAAGCGAGAGGCGCCAAGCAGGATTCGCGCGCGAAAGGCCGCCGCTCAGTTGTCCGCTGACGGCAGCGCGACCTCGAAGGCCGGATGCCCGGCTGCGACCAGTTTTTTTCTTACCTCGTCGAGAGCCGGCCCGTGCGCAAGGCGTCCGACGTTGACGCGATAGAGCGACTCGCCACCCGACTGGATCTCGACCACGGCGACGTCGGCGAAGCTCGCCGACAAGAGCTCGTCACGCAGCGACGTTGCGCTTTTCTTCTGGCGAAACGCCGCGACCTGCAGCGTGTGCAGCGGCCCCGCGGATGCAGCGGACGAAGCGGAAGCGGAAGCAGCGGAAGCAGACCCGGCAGAAGCGGCCGGCGACGCCACGGCAGTGCCCGGCGAAGCGGAACTGCCCGCGTGCGCCGAAGAGTCCGCTGCCGCGCCGGAACTAGCCGCCGAATCCGGCGCCGCCGTACCACGAGCGGAATCGTCGCTTACCTTCCCGACGGCTGCCCTCGTCGCCGTCGTGCTCGAGTCATCCGGCACTTCCGTCGCTGCGCCCGTCCCACCGCGTTTGGGCGGCGTGATCGTGACTTCGTAACGCTGGGCACCGGTGGATTCGTCCGCGCGCGCAACGGCTGCTGCACCGAGCAGCAGGAATCCGGCGGCTGCAGCCCGTGCAGCGGTGCGAACGATCGTCACTGCTCAGGCCTTGGCCGCCGCAGCCTGCGGCAGCTCGCGAAGCCGTTCGCACAGTGCGAGGTGCTCGGGCGCGCCGATCGAGTGCTCCGGAACCGGAACGCGTCCGAGCCGGCGGACCTTGTCGAGGATCCGGTCGCGGCGGCGCGTGATGGTCGCCAGCATCACCGGCGTAATTTCCGCATTCTCGATTGCGGCGCGGAGCGCCTCGTGAGCCTCGCGGATCAGCGACGGAGTCGCGCACACGAGGCAGCCGTCGCAGCCTGCGAGGATCGACAGCACGGCGGCGCGGCCGACACTGTAGTGCGATGCGATCGCCTTCATCTCGAGATCGTCGGAGACCACGTAGCCGTCGAAGCCGAGCTCGCGCCGCAGGCAACCGTCGATGGCGAGAGGGCTCAGCGTGGCCGGCCTGTCTCGATCGAGCGCTTCGCAGACGACGTGCGCAGTCATGATCATCGGCACGCCCTGCGAGATCGCGCGCGCGAAAGGACGGAACTCGAGGCTGCGAAGACGGTCAGTGCCGTGCGTCGAAGCCGGCAGCACCGGCAGCTCGAGGTGCGAATCGACCGCGGTGTCGCCGTGGCCGGGAAAATGCTTGCCGCACGAAAGAATGCCGCCTTCGACGAGGCCCTGCATGTACGGCAGCGCGTTGTGGATCACTTCTTCGGGCGTAGTGCCGAACGCGCGGTCGCCGATCACCGGATTGGCCGGATTGGTGTGCACGTCGAGCACCGGCGAGAACGTCAGGTTGAAGCCCGCATCGCGAAGCTCGCGGGCATGGGCAACCGCGACTTCCCTGAGCAGGCCGGGCGAGCCGTTGCGCGCCATCACGAGCGACGGCGGAAAATGCGTGAAGTCGGACGGCATCCGGTGCACGCGGCCGCCCTCATGATCGATCGCGATGAGGAGGTCGGGCCGCTCGCGGCGAAGCGCGGAGGTCAGCTCGCGGAGCTGGGAGACGCTCGTGATGTTGCGCCGGAACAGGATGACGCCGAGGGGGCGGACCTCGGCCATGAGCGAGGCAGCCTCCGCGTCCAGAGTCGGGCCAGGAAGGCCGATGATCAGCAGGTCGCCCGCCGAAATTCCCGCTTTTGCCGCCGCCGCCTTGGCCACCCTGCCACCCCCGCCGTCCGGATCGACGCAGGGTAGCACGGCGCCCGCCAACGGTCAGGAATCGGCGCACGTTCACGGCCTTCGCAGGCCGGACAGAGCCGCCTTGGACTCGGCATGAACCCGGCACGGAACCGGGCACAGACCCGGACGCAGGGCCTTTGGACCTTTTGCCAACTGCGTGGTAGGCGGGCGCGGCGCAGGCAGCGGAAGCGGGTCCGGGGGCGACGACGGCCCCGGCGACGCACGGCGGCGTGCAAGAAGGGCGAGTGCCGCAGGAAGCCCGCTATATTACGGTCGAGGGCGCGATCGGAGTCGGAAAGTCCTCGCTGGCGCGGCTTCTGGCCAAGCACTACGGCGCCCGGCTCGTCGGGGAACCCGTCGAGGAGAACCCGTTTCTCCCG encodes the following:
- the truA gene encoding tRNA pseudouridine(38-40) synthase TruA — encoded protein: MRVRGTVEYIGTSWAGWQLQTGAPTIQGEIEKALAVVTRRPVRIHAAGRTDAGVHASGQVIAFELDDDVDLDRLTRSINALTDPSITIVELVPVAASFDPRRHAVSRTYEYTIVNARPPSPFLAGRSWHLHAPLDIEHLQRQASMLVGEHDFSAFRAADCESPSTRRRVSESVWLRDGHVLVYRISATAFLKQMVRALVGSMVDVSTGKLPEATFARLIDGGSRTQAGQTAPAAGLVLVRVDYPQQSRG
- a CDS encoding replication-associated recombination protein A; protein product: MSAPDMAKSRQRSLFDDSPEGAPEEAHEAAHGRGRARESTGAREDDGATSAPDRSQIPLAERMRPAGVDEIAGHQALVAPGTFLGGLLRGTTPPRSLLIWGPPGSGKTTIARLLAQRAGYELVAMSAVLGSIKELREILAEARERRRLARKGTILFVDEIHRFNKAQQDAFLPHVESGDIVLVGATTENPSFEVIAPLLSRCRLVVLPELPESEIAVVISRALADRERGLGESGLAIDDDARHFLASMAHGDARSALGALEAAADLAVAAGTARIDRRLAEEALQRKALRYDASGEEHYNVISAFIKSMRGSDVDATVYWLARLIEAGEDPLFIARRMVIFASEDVGIADPAALPLAIAARDAVHFVGMPEGRIPLAHAAVHLARAPKSNHAYTAIGAALDEARASGALPVPLHLRNAPTGMMKGLGYGRGYAYPHSDSGKARGQQYLPDAIREKKFFRDPEKDD
- a CDS encoding lysylphosphatidylglycerol synthase transmembrane domain-containing protein, with amino-acid sequence MRGGRAIVKVTVGTGIGAFCLWLALRQVALSEVIDALDRFDHRWLVAAFAVSLAIQVLRAWRWQLELTPLARLPYGLLWKCVSVAYMMINVLPFRLGEPVRPLLLSWKTGLAIPAIVGNWIFEKMMDTAVMVLLVHATLLMTDLPPWARKASTGSLVMFLSLLFLVVGFWLRGEKFFDRTVARALPEHSCAKVRHVLQHAREGLQILPDKRLVAAVFGVTLLLWLLPIFSSWLLIQGFGFQVPPSAAFCVFLCVGVGTALPNPPGMVGIFQIASVVALGLYGVPRSDAVAYGIVLNALQLFSLVLQGVIAMPLLGVGISRLTHAAVESHHQAKPCPAAPQH
- a CDS encoding 2,3-diphosphoglycerate-dependent phosphoglycerate mutase, which codes for MPTLALVRHGQSQWNLENRFTGWIDVPLTEQGRSEAMRAGELLKHAGLHFDVAFTSDLVRAQETLRIILDGLGQNAVPTTRDKALNERHYGALQGLNKQETADKYGAEQVHQWRRSYDIAPPEGESLKDTAARTLPYFDATILPELKAGRDVIVAAHGNSLRSIVMQLDKLTREQVLELNLDTGVPLVYEFDRDGNVASKKILRP
- a CDS encoding SRPBCC family protein, with the translated sequence MESRSHTEVIRAPIELCFDTLVDFAEYPSWFRVIRAAKIEEADAAAGKWRVRFELDAVLKTITYTLAYEGRRPGELVWKMTGGDLKAIEGRYELIELEPGLTEATCTQAIDVGMWVPGIVRRAFESSAVADSVRELKAAAEARAEA
- a CDS encoding NAD-dependent epimerase/dehydratase family protein, whose protein sequence is MALCERVAGGEAKDSVLVIGRGPLADDVARALASPERRIAIVGIGAPRAASTAMRIDPSSAIASRELAAIVAETKPDTLVVLALSESARTPEQPWLSDPSIASMVTSALDRCLQHGSAVPALLLLSSTAVYGVAQGSPLVFDERHALPRQNVFESALARWAQGLRAAEKALVLWAVTNGQRVGVLRCASVFGGPMDSPLGAYVAARTAIRVLGFDPPCQVVHYDDLVRAIVLAVDARCAEVLNIVGNEVVPLSRLLALAGVLAIPVPGPLAGWMVTGTFDEAHLRWRNLADGSRATVLLGFRAERTIEECFGGQISR
- the mtnA gene encoding S-methyl-5-thioribose-1-phosphate isomerase, with product MARSPGSASVEPIRWKAGRLSLLDQRKLPDREVWLRLEGAADTAAAIRDMVVRGAPAIGVTAAFGLALAARRFREGRIVEDFERAAATLQAARPTAVNLAWAIDRQRTALLAAGHDGRSASRAEAARVLRATAETMYAEDVAANRALGKAGAPLLRGDVLTHCNAGALATAGYGTALGVIRAAWESGRRFRVYATETRPFLQGARLTSWELVKLGIPVTLVTDGMVGALMSAGKIGSVVVGTDRTAANGDVANKVGTYQIAVLAHRHRVPFFVAAPTSSIDLDCASGKLIPIEQRGEREVTHIGDRRIAARGVSVFHPAFDVTPAELVSAFFTESGVVRGNYEKGLAKAVRSARKARGAKQDSRAKGRRSVVR
- a CDS encoding SPOR domain-containing protein, coding for MTIVRTAARAAAAGFLLLGAAAVARADESTGAQRYEVTITPPKRGGTGAATEVPDDSSTTATRAAVGKVSDDSARGTAAPDSAASSGAAADSSAHAGSSASPGTAVASPAASAGSASAASASASSAASAGPLHTLQVAAFRQKKSATSLRDELLSASFADVAVVEIQSGGESLYRVNVGRLAHGPALDEVRKKLVAAGHPAFEVALPSADN
- the nagZ gene encoding beta-N-acetylhexosaminidase, which translates into the protein MAKAAAAKAGISAGDLLIIGLPGPTLDAEAASLMAEVRPLGVILFRRNITSVSQLRELTSALRRERPDLLIAIDHEGGRVHRMPSDFTHFPPSLVMARNGSPGLLREVAVAHARELRDAGFNLTFSPVLDVHTNPANPVIGDRAFGTTPEEVIHNALPYMQGLVEGGILSCGKHFPGHGDTAVDSHLELPVLPASTHGTDRLRSLEFRPFARAISQGVPMIMTAHVVCEALDRDRPATLSPLAIDGCLRRELGFDGYVVSDDLEMKAIASHYSVGRAAVLSILAGCDGCLVCATPSLIREAHEALRAAIENAEITPVMLATITRRRDRILDKVRRLGRVPVPEHSIGAPEHLALCERLRELPQAAAAKA